One part of the Anaeromyxobacter sp. Fw109-5 genome encodes these proteins:
- the asnS gene encoding asparagine--tRNA ligase — MFPPVHVADIAQHEGKEVTLHGWLYNRRSSGKLHFLQVRDGTGTIQCVVFKGNVSPEAFREADHLPQETSLTVTGLVKKDERSPIGFELDVRDLKVVALPSQEYPIGHKEHGVAFLMEQRHLWLRSQRQQVILRVRHTVEKAIRDFFDARGFTLVDAPIFTPSACEGTSTLFEVPYFELGKAYLTQSGQLYMEAAAMALGKVYCFGPTFRAEKSKTRRHLTEFWMVEPEVAYMDLDGDMELMEQFVSHVVQTALEKHRKELVAVLERDVSKLENVKPPFPRITYTEAVDVLQKAGHPMKWGDDIGGDEETVIAKQYDRPVMVHRYPAEMKAFYFKKDPTDPKVALGCDVLAPEGYGEIIGGGERESSLETLEAAIAHHQLPKEAFEWYLDLRRYGTVPHAGFGMGVERCVAWICGLHHVRETIPFARMMERITP; from the coding sequence ATGTTCCCGCCCGTCCACGTCGCCGACATCGCCCAGCACGAGGGGAAGGAGGTCACCCTCCACGGCTGGCTGTACAACCGCCGCTCGTCGGGGAAGCTGCACTTCCTCCAGGTCCGCGACGGCACCGGTACGATCCAGTGCGTGGTCTTCAAGGGGAACGTGAGCCCGGAGGCGTTCCGCGAGGCGGACCACCTGCCTCAGGAGACGAGCCTCACCGTCACCGGGCTGGTGAAGAAGGACGAGCGGTCGCCGATCGGCTTCGAGCTCGACGTGCGCGACCTGAAGGTCGTGGCCCTGCCTTCCCAGGAGTACCCCATCGGCCACAAGGAGCACGGCGTCGCCTTCCTGATGGAGCAGCGGCACCTCTGGCTCCGCTCGCAGCGGCAGCAGGTCATCCTGCGCGTGCGGCACACGGTCGAGAAGGCCATCCGCGACTTCTTCGACGCGCGCGGCTTCACCCTCGTCGACGCGCCGATCTTCACGCCGTCCGCCTGCGAGGGGACCTCCACCCTCTTCGAGGTCCCCTACTTCGAGCTGGGCAAGGCGTACCTGACGCAGTCCGGCCAGCTCTACATGGAGGCCGCGGCCATGGCGCTCGGGAAGGTCTACTGCTTCGGGCCGACCTTCCGCGCCGAGAAGTCGAAGACGCGCCGCCACCTGACCGAGTTCTGGATGGTCGAGCCGGAGGTGGCCTACATGGACCTCGACGGCGACATGGAGCTCATGGAGCAGTTCGTCTCGCACGTCGTCCAGACCGCGCTCGAGAAGCACCGCAAGGAGCTCGTGGCCGTGCTCGAGCGCGACGTGTCGAAGCTCGAGAACGTGAAGCCGCCCTTCCCGCGCATCACCTACACCGAGGCCGTCGACGTGCTGCAGAAGGCCGGCCACCCGATGAAGTGGGGCGACGACATCGGCGGCGACGAGGAGACCGTCATCGCGAAGCAGTACGACCGGCCGGTGATGGTGCACCGCTACCCGGCGGAGATGAAGGCCTTCTACTTCAAGAAGGACCCCACGGACCCGAAGGTCGCGCTCGGCTGCGACGTGCTCGCGCCGGAGGGCTACGGCGAGATCATCGGCGGCGGCGAGCGCGAGAGCTCGCTCGAGACGCTCGAGGCGGCCATCGCGCACCACCAGCTCCCGAAGGAGGCGTTCGAGTGGTACCTCGACCTGCGCCGCTACGGGACGGTGCCGCACGCCGGCTTCGGCATGGGAGTGGAGCGCTGCGTCGCGTGGATCTGCGGGCTCCATCACGTCCGCGAGACCATCCCGTTCGCGCGGATGATGGAGCGGATCACGCCGTGA